In a genomic window of Gossypium arboreum isolate Shixiya-1 chromosome 9, ASM2569848v2, whole genome shotgun sequence:
- the LOC108457481 gene encoding oxysterol-binding protein-related protein 2A-like isoform X2, producing the protein MNVYIFEEFRLLVEIGRKKMRVKEMHPLCCISLESLGIGDQSPEVTLTRTRSMPAKALSGSETGNAGRLMAGGSEGTVAGILYKWTNYGKGWRSRWFLLRNGMLSYSKTRRPETLNLPSPDDVRLIGDISTNRLSRIDSCSGRRKNQKTVAIVHLKISSFRESKSDDRRFYIFTATKTLHLRTDSKRDRVAWIQALVSTRSLLPLRPLNDNLSLVPHDLSISTDRLKKRLHEEGINDDLVKDCEQIVLSEFSEIQGQLKVLCEERTNFLDTIRQLEAYNIESETSGFHGDYQLTKHECSNLGRGNSECSTTESSDDIEKQELEEVSYEEGTLFFDTEEYFTEPAVSCGSVRGAMDHADDLQETKKQLDNVEKIHSDNEDCDSRYPQIERRKKLPDPVEEVKGVSLWSMIKDNVGKDLTRVCLPVYFNEPISSLQKCFEDLEYSYLLDRAYKYGKEGNSLQRILNVAAFAVSGYASSEGRHCKPFNPLLGETYEADYPDKGVRFFSEKVSHHPTLIACHCEGKGWKFWGDSNLRTKFWGRSIQLDPVGVLTLEFDDGEIFQWSKVTTSIYNLILGKVYCDHHGLMHIHGNRNYSCKLKFKEQSILDRNPHQVHGFVEDLSGKKVATLIGKWDDSMYYINGDGSGKPKDCSPSSSATLLWKRNKPPPNLTRYNLTSFAITLNELTPGLQENLPPTDSRLRPDQRHLENGEYDRANSEKQRLERRQRMSRKLQENGWKPRWFQRDSENGSFRYVGGYWESREQAKWDGCPNIFGEFNDVVDSSEQG; encoded by the exons ATGAATGTTTATATTTTTGAGGAATTTCGGTTGTTGGTCGAGATTGGAAGAAAAAAAATGAGGGTGAAGGAAATGCATCCGCTATGTTGTATATCGTTGGAGAGTCTCGGCATCGGCGACCAATCACCGGAGGTTACGTTGACTAGAACCAGGAGCATGCCGGCGAAGGCTTTATCTGGATCTGAAACAGGCAATGCGGGGAGGTTAATGGCGGGAGGATCCGAAGGCACCGTTGCCGGAATTCTCTACAAGTGGACAAATTATGGCAAAGGATGGAGATCTAGGTGGTTTTTGCTTCGTAATGGAATGTTATCTTACTCGAAAACTCGCCGGCCGGAGACTCTAAACCTCCCCTCTCCGGACGACGTCAGATTGATCGGTGATATCTCAACCAATCGGCTTTCGAGGATCGACAGTTGTAGCGGTAGACGGAAGAATCAGAAAACCGTTGCCATTGTTCATTTAAAG ATTTCATCATTCCGTGAGAGCAAATCTGATGATAGACGTTTTTACATTTTCACTGCTACGAAGACCCTTCATTTGAGAACTGATTCAAAGAGAGATCGGGTTGCTTGGATTCAAGCTTTGGTATCAACCAGAAGCCTCCTTCCGCTGAGACCATTAAACGATAATCTCTCCCTTGTACCCCATGATTTGTCTATATCAACTGATAGGCTCAAGAAACGTTTGCATGAGGAGGGAATCAATGATGACCTTGTGAAGGATTGCGAGCAGATTGTGCTTTCAGAGTTCTCGGAGATACAAGGGCAACTTAAAGTTCTTTGTGAAGAAAGAACTAATTTTCTGGACACAATAAGGCAGTTGGAG GCATATAATATCGAATCTGAAACCTCTGGATTTCATGGAGACTACCAGTTGACGAAGCATGAATGTTCCAATCTGGGGCGTGGAAATAGTG AATGCAGCACAACCGAATCGTCTGATGATATTGAGAAACAAGAGCTTGAGGAAGTTTCTTATGAAGAAGGAACCTTGTTCTTTGATACAGAGGAGTATTTTACTGAACCTGCTGTTAGTTGTGGATCTGTAAGAGGGGCAATGGATCATGCAGATGATCTCCAAGAAACTAAAAAACAATTGGATAATGTGGAAAAGATTCATTCTGATAACGAAGATTGTGATTCCAGATATCCTCAAATTGAGAGACGAAAAAAACTTCCTGATCCAGTTGAAGAAGTGAAAGGGGTTAGCCTTTGGTCTATGATCAAAGACAATGTGGGAAAGGATCTCACACGAGTATGTCTCCCTGTTTACTTTAATGAACCAATATCATCCCTTCAGAAATGTTTTGAGGACCTAGAATATTCATATCTTTTGGACCGAGCATACAAGTATGGAAAAGAA GGTAACAGTCTCCAACGGATTCTTAACGTTGCTGCATTTGCTGTTTCTGGGTATGCTTCCTCTGAAGGCCGACACTGTAAGCCCTTCAATCCATTACTAGGAGAAACTTATGAAGCAGACTATCCTGACAAAGGAGTTCGTTTTTTCTCTGAGAAG GTTAGTCACCACCCAACCCTTATTGCCTGTCATTGTGAAGGAAAAGGGTGGAAATTCTGGGGCGACAGTAACCTCCGCACAAAGTTTTGGGGGCGTTCAATTCAGCTTGACCCTGTTGGAGTTCTGACCCTAGAGTTTGATGATGGTGAAATATTTCAGTGGAGCAAG GTAACAACTAGTATTTATAATCTTATCCTTGGTAAAGTGTATTGCGATCACCATGGTTTGATGCACATTCATGGGAATCGCAATTATTCATGCAAACTCAAATTCAAAGAGCAATCTATTCTTGACCGAAACCCTCACCAG GTCCATGGGTTTGTTGAAGATCTTTCTGGTAAAAAAGTTGCAACATTAATTGGCAAATGGGATGACAGCATGTATTATATCAACGGTGATGGGAGTGGCAAGCCAAAGGACTGCAGCCCTTCATCAAGTGCCACCTTACTATGGAAGAGGAACAAGCCACCGCCTAATCTGACTCGCTACAACTTAACATCATTTGCAATTACACTAAATGAACTAACGCCTGGACTACAG GAGAATCTTCCACCTACGGATTCAAGGCTTCGACCAGACCAACGTCATTTGGAGAATGGAGAATATGATAGAGCAAATTCAGAGAAACAACGACTAGAGAGGAGGCAGAGAATG TCTAGAAAACTACAAGAAAATGGGTGGAAGCCTAGATGGTTTCAGAGAGACAGTGAAAATGGGTCCTTCCGCTATGTGGGTGGTTACTGGGAATCAAGAGAACAAGCGAAATGGGATGGCTGCCCGAATATATTCGGTGAATTCAACGACGTTGTCGATTCCTCCGAACAAGGCTGA
- the LOC108457481 gene encoding oxysterol-binding protein-related protein 2A-like isoform X1 — translation MNVYIFEEFRLLVEIGRKKMRVKEMHPLCCISLESLGIGDQSPEVTLTRTRSMPAKALSGSETGNAGRLMAGGSEGTVAGILYKWTNYGKGWRSRWFLLRNGMLSYSKTRRPETLNLPSPDDVRLIGDISTNRLSRIDSCSGRRKNQKTVAIVHLKQISSFRESKSDDRRFYIFTATKTLHLRTDSKRDRVAWIQALVSTRSLLPLRPLNDNLSLVPHDLSISTDRLKKRLHEEGINDDLVKDCEQIVLSEFSEIQGQLKVLCEERTNFLDTIRQLEAYNIESETSGFHGDYQLTKHECSNLGRGNSECSTTESSDDIEKQELEEVSYEEGTLFFDTEEYFTEPAVSCGSVRGAMDHADDLQETKKQLDNVEKIHSDNEDCDSRYPQIERRKKLPDPVEEVKGVSLWSMIKDNVGKDLTRVCLPVYFNEPISSLQKCFEDLEYSYLLDRAYKYGKEGNSLQRILNVAAFAVSGYASSEGRHCKPFNPLLGETYEADYPDKGVRFFSEKVSHHPTLIACHCEGKGWKFWGDSNLRTKFWGRSIQLDPVGVLTLEFDDGEIFQWSKVTTSIYNLILGKVYCDHHGLMHIHGNRNYSCKLKFKEQSILDRNPHQVHGFVEDLSGKKVATLIGKWDDSMYYINGDGSGKPKDCSPSSSATLLWKRNKPPPNLTRYNLTSFAITLNELTPGLQENLPPTDSRLRPDQRHLENGEYDRANSEKQRLERRQRMSRKLQENGWKPRWFQRDSENGSFRYVGGYWESREQAKWDGCPNIFGEFNDVVDSSEQG, via the exons ATGAATGTTTATATTTTTGAGGAATTTCGGTTGTTGGTCGAGATTGGAAGAAAAAAAATGAGGGTGAAGGAAATGCATCCGCTATGTTGTATATCGTTGGAGAGTCTCGGCATCGGCGACCAATCACCGGAGGTTACGTTGACTAGAACCAGGAGCATGCCGGCGAAGGCTTTATCTGGATCTGAAACAGGCAATGCGGGGAGGTTAATGGCGGGAGGATCCGAAGGCACCGTTGCCGGAATTCTCTACAAGTGGACAAATTATGGCAAAGGATGGAGATCTAGGTGGTTTTTGCTTCGTAATGGAATGTTATCTTACTCGAAAACTCGCCGGCCGGAGACTCTAAACCTCCCCTCTCCGGACGACGTCAGATTGATCGGTGATATCTCAACCAATCGGCTTTCGAGGATCGACAGTTGTAGCGGTAGACGGAAGAATCAGAAAACCGTTGCCATTGTTCATTTAAAG CAGATTTCATCATTCCGTGAGAGCAAATCTGATGATAGACGTTTTTACATTTTCACTGCTACGAAGACCCTTCATTTGAGAACTGATTCAAAGAGAGATCGGGTTGCTTGGATTCAAGCTTTGGTATCAACCAGAAGCCTCCTTCCGCTGAGACCATTAAACGATAATCTCTCCCTTGTACCCCATGATTTGTCTATATCAACTGATAGGCTCAAGAAACGTTTGCATGAGGAGGGAATCAATGATGACCTTGTGAAGGATTGCGAGCAGATTGTGCTTTCAGAGTTCTCGGAGATACAAGGGCAACTTAAAGTTCTTTGTGAAGAAAGAACTAATTTTCTGGACACAATAAGGCAGTTGGAG GCATATAATATCGAATCTGAAACCTCTGGATTTCATGGAGACTACCAGTTGACGAAGCATGAATGTTCCAATCTGGGGCGTGGAAATAGTG AATGCAGCACAACCGAATCGTCTGATGATATTGAGAAACAAGAGCTTGAGGAAGTTTCTTATGAAGAAGGAACCTTGTTCTTTGATACAGAGGAGTATTTTACTGAACCTGCTGTTAGTTGTGGATCTGTAAGAGGGGCAATGGATCATGCAGATGATCTCCAAGAAACTAAAAAACAATTGGATAATGTGGAAAAGATTCATTCTGATAACGAAGATTGTGATTCCAGATATCCTCAAATTGAGAGACGAAAAAAACTTCCTGATCCAGTTGAAGAAGTGAAAGGGGTTAGCCTTTGGTCTATGATCAAAGACAATGTGGGAAAGGATCTCACACGAGTATGTCTCCCTGTTTACTTTAATGAACCAATATCATCCCTTCAGAAATGTTTTGAGGACCTAGAATATTCATATCTTTTGGACCGAGCATACAAGTATGGAAAAGAA GGTAACAGTCTCCAACGGATTCTTAACGTTGCTGCATTTGCTGTTTCTGGGTATGCTTCCTCTGAAGGCCGACACTGTAAGCCCTTCAATCCATTACTAGGAGAAACTTATGAAGCAGACTATCCTGACAAAGGAGTTCGTTTTTTCTCTGAGAAG GTTAGTCACCACCCAACCCTTATTGCCTGTCATTGTGAAGGAAAAGGGTGGAAATTCTGGGGCGACAGTAACCTCCGCACAAAGTTTTGGGGGCGTTCAATTCAGCTTGACCCTGTTGGAGTTCTGACCCTAGAGTTTGATGATGGTGAAATATTTCAGTGGAGCAAG GTAACAACTAGTATTTATAATCTTATCCTTGGTAAAGTGTATTGCGATCACCATGGTTTGATGCACATTCATGGGAATCGCAATTATTCATGCAAACTCAAATTCAAAGAGCAATCTATTCTTGACCGAAACCCTCACCAG GTCCATGGGTTTGTTGAAGATCTTTCTGGTAAAAAAGTTGCAACATTAATTGGCAAATGGGATGACAGCATGTATTATATCAACGGTGATGGGAGTGGCAAGCCAAAGGACTGCAGCCCTTCATCAAGTGCCACCTTACTATGGAAGAGGAACAAGCCACCGCCTAATCTGACTCGCTACAACTTAACATCATTTGCAATTACACTAAATGAACTAACGCCTGGACTACAG GAGAATCTTCCACCTACGGATTCAAGGCTTCGACCAGACCAACGTCATTTGGAGAATGGAGAATATGATAGAGCAAATTCAGAGAAACAACGACTAGAGAGGAGGCAGAGAATG TCTAGAAAACTACAAGAAAATGGGTGGAAGCCTAGATGGTTTCAGAGAGACAGTGAAAATGGGTCCTTCCGCTATGTGGGTGGTTACTGGGAATCAAGAGAACAAGCGAAATGGGATGGCTGCCCGAATATATTCGGTGAATTCAACGACGTTGTCGATTCCTCCGAACAAGGCTGA
- the LOC108457481 gene encoding oxysterol-binding protein-related protein 2A-like isoform X3: MDHADDLQETKKQLDNVEKIHSDNEDCDSRYPQIERRKKLPDPVEEVKGVSLWSMIKDNVGKDLTRVCLPVYFNEPISSLQKCFEDLEYSYLLDRAYKYGKEGNSLQRILNVAAFAVSGYASSEGRHCKPFNPLLGETYEADYPDKGVRFFSEKVSHHPTLIACHCEGKGWKFWGDSNLRTKFWGRSIQLDPVGVLTLEFDDGEIFQWSKVTTSIYNLILGKVYCDHHGLMHIHGNRNYSCKLKFKEQSILDRNPHQVHGFVEDLSGKKVATLIGKWDDSMYYINGDGSGKPKDCSPSSSATLLWKRNKPPPNLTRYNLTSFAITLNELTPGLQENLPPTDSRLRPDQRHLENGEYDRANSEKQRLERRQRMSRKLQENGWKPRWFQRDSENGSFRYVGGYWESREQAKWDGCPNIFGEFNDVVDSSEQG; the protein is encoded by the exons ATGGATCATGCAGATGATCTCCAAGAAACTAAAAAACAATTGGATAATGTGGAAAAGATTCATTCTGATAACGAAGATTGTGATTCCAGATATCCTCAAATTGAGAGACGAAAAAAACTTCCTGATCCAGTTGAAGAAGTGAAAGGGGTTAGCCTTTGGTCTATGATCAAAGACAATGTGGGAAAGGATCTCACACGAGTATGTCTCCCTGTTTACTTTAATGAACCAATATCATCCCTTCAGAAATGTTTTGAGGACCTAGAATATTCATATCTTTTGGACCGAGCATACAAGTATGGAAAAGAA GGTAACAGTCTCCAACGGATTCTTAACGTTGCTGCATTTGCTGTTTCTGGGTATGCTTCCTCTGAAGGCCGACACTGTAAGCCCTTCAATCCATTACTAGGAGAAACTTATGAAGCAGACTATCCTGACAAAGGAGTTCGTTTTTTCTCTGAGAAG GTTAGTCACCACCCAACCCTTATTGCCTGTCATTGTGAAGGAAAAGGGTGGAAATTCTGGGGCGACAGTAACCTCCGCACAAAGTTTTGGGGGCGTTCAATTCAGCTTGACCCTGTTGGAGTTCTGACCCTAGAGTTTGATGATGGTGAAATATTTCAGTGGAGCAAG GTAACAACTAGTATTTATAATCTTATCCTTGGTAAAGTGTATTGCGATCACCATGGTTTGATGCACATTCATGGGAATCGCAATTATTCATGCAAACTCAAATTCAAAGAGCAATCTATTCTTGACCGAAACCCTCACCAG GTCCATGGGTTTGTTGAAGATCTTTCTGGTAAAAAAGTTGCAACATTAATTGGCAAATGGGATGACAGCATGTATTATATCAACGGTGATGGGAGTGGCAAGCCAAAGGACTGCAGCCCTTCATCAAGTGCCACCTTACTATGGAAGAGGAACAAGCCACCGCCTAATCTGACTCGCTACAACTTAACATCATTTGCAATTACACTAAATGAACTAACGCCTGGACTACAG GAGAATCTTCCACCTACGGATTCAAGGCTTCGACCAGACCAACGTCATTTGGAGAATGGAGAATATGATAGAGCAAATTCAGAGAAACAACGACTAGAGAGGAGGCAGAGAATG TCTAGAAAACTACAAGAAAATGGGTGGAAGCCTAGATGGTTTCAGAGAGACAGTGAAAATGGGTCCTTCCGCTATGTGGGTGGTTACTGGGAATCAAGAGAACAAGCGAAATGGGATGGCTGCCCGAATATATTCGGTGAATTCAACGACGTTGTCGATTCCTCCGAACAAGGCTGA
- the LOC108454488 gene encoding 36.4 kDa proline-rich protein-like, translating to MGSKFTAMVFVLMVFILIALPPIDASVPCRPPRSPPYHLPTHPKIPRLNPPTPKQPPYHSGGSPKVEPPSKKPPMPPVIVPPIPTPPVISPPITNPPVTIPPPSGGGSSPAPPTSQPTCPVNALKLGLCVDVLGGLGHIRLGNPVENACCPVLGGLLELEAAVCLCTAIRLKLLNINMFIPLALQALITCGKNPPPGFICTPL from the coding sequence ATGGGTTCCAAATTTACGGCCATGGTTTTTGTCTTAATGGTTTTCATATTAATAGCATTGCCTCCCATTGATGCATCTGTTCCTTGTAGACCGCCGCGTTCTCCACCATACCATCTCCCAACTCACCCTAAAATTCCCCGCCTGAACCCTCCAACCCCCAAGCAGCCACCGTACCATAGTGGTGGCAGTCCAAAGGTCGAGCCACCATCCAAAAAGCCTCCAATGCCACCTGTTATTGTGCCACCAATACCAACCCCTCCTGTAATATCTCCTCCCATCACCAACCCTCCTGTTACCATCCCACCACCTTCTGGTGGAGGTAGCTCTCCTGCTCCACCAACTAGCCAACCGACCTGCCCCGTTAATGCTCTTAAACTAGGACTATGCGTGGACGTGCTTGGTGGATTGGGCCACATTCGCTTAGGAAACCCTGTTGAAAATGCTTGCTGCCCGGTTCTTGGAGGTCTGCTCGAGCTCGAGGCCGCTGTTTGTCTTTGCACTGCTATAAGACTTAAGCTTCTAAACATTAATATGTTCATTCCCCTCGCTCTTCAGGCTTTAATAACTTGTGGAAAAAACCCTCCTCCTGGTTTTATTTGTACTCCTCTTTAA
- the LOC108454490 gene encoding autophagy-related protein 8f isoform X1, whose amino-acid sequence MAKSYFKQEHDLEKRRAEAARIREKYPDRIPVIVEKAERSDIPNIDKKKYLVPADLTVGQFVYVIRKRIKLSAEKAIFIFVDNVLPPTGAIMSAIYEEKKDEDGFLYVTYSGENTFGDQISQ is encoded by the exons ATGGCAAAGAGTTATTTCAAGCAAGAGCATGATCTTG AGAAGAGGAGGGCAGAGGCTGCTAGGATTAGGGAGAAATACCCTGATAGGATCCCG GTGATCGTGGAGAAAGCGGAGAGAAGTGATATACCGAACATAGACAAGAAGAA GTACCTTGTCCCAGCTGATTTGACTGTTGGTCAATTCGTATATGTCATCCGTAAAAGGATCAAACTCAGTGCTGAAAAGGCAATATTCATATTTGTGGACAATGTTCTCCCTCCAACTG GTGCCATTATGTCTGCCATATATGAAGAGAAAAAGGATGAAGATGGATTTCTTTATGTTACATACAGCGGGGAGAACACATTCGGGGATCAGATCTCTCAGTAG
- the LOC108454490 gene encoding autophagy-related protein 8f isoform X2 — protein sequence MILRRAEAARIREKYPDRIPVIVEKAERSDIPNIDKKKYLVPADLTVGQFVYVIRKRIKLSAEKAIFIFVDNVLPPTGAIMSAIYEEKKDEDGFLYVTYSGENTFGDQISQ from the exons ATGATCTTG AGGAGGGCAGAGGCTGCTAGGATTAGGGAGAAATACCCTGATAGGATCCCG GTGATCGTGGAGAAAGCGGAGAGAAGTGATATACCGAACATAGACAAGAAGAA GTACCTTGTCCCAGCTGATTTGACTGTTGGTCAATTCGTATATGTCATCCGTAAAAGGATCAAACTCAGTGCTGAAAAGGCAATATTCATATTTGTGGACAATGTTCTCCCTCCAACTG GTGCCATTATGTCTGCCATATATGAAGAGAAAAAGGATGAAGATGGATTTCTTTATGTTACATACAGCGGGGAGAACACATTCGGGGATCAGATCTCTCAGTAG
- the LOC108455869 gene encoding uncharacterized protein LOC108455869, translating to MGTRSNFYKNPSLSYKKDLSLSSALQNLKAYNIATGNAPPLVEEKSQVDDKSACRKRSREREPLSQLPHRSREIEDNDGPMSHHDYILKRRREVSLSQGYDELSADILQASNSSVNLVDYESDGSASSNDKETQDPPDSGDANEVDQVKSRSEQRFPLPGEPVCVVCGRYGEYICDKTDDDICSMECKSALLQSLQITEKSMSNRNPSQSSSDLTSISHLPELAEDTWDYNNHRWSQRGSSLCSYKCWKCKRPGHLADDCLVTTPEQAVSKHSKPIARDLLELYRRCHRIGENLSHASCNACRGSIGLATCLDCSTVVCDNEGHLNEHIHTHPSHKQYYSHKLKRLVKCCKSTCEVTDINDLLICHYCFDKAFDKFYDMYTATWKGAGLSMIWGSICCEDHFAWHRMDCLNADIEDRAYIIGRNTGKGKHVQLSDFIF from the exons ATGGGAACGAGATCGAATTTCTACAAGAATCCTTCCCTCTCTTACAAGAAAGATTTAAGTCTCTCATCTGCTCTCCAAAACCTAAAag CTTATAATATCGCCACCGGCAATGCTCCTCCTCTGGTCGAAGAAAAATCTCAAGTCGACGATAAAAGCGCGTGCAGGAAACGCTCGAGAGAGCGTGAGCCATTGTCACAGCTGCCTCATCGTAGCCGTGAAATTGAAGACAATGATGGACCTATGTCTCATCATGATTACATTCTAAAAAGAAG GAGAGAAGTTAGTTTATCTCAGGGTTACGACGAACTGAGTGctgatattttg CAAGCTTCGAATTCGAGTGTAAATTTGGTAGACTATGAAA GTGATGGAAGTGCTTCTTCCAACGATAAAGAAACTCAGGATCCTCCAGATTCTG GTGATGCAAATGAAGTAGATCAGGTTAAGAGCAGAAGTGAGCAACGATTTCCTCTTCCGGGTGAACCTGTATGTGTAGTTTGTGGTAGATATGGagaatatatatgtgataag ACTGATGATGACATTTGCAGCATGGAGTGCAAATCTGCTCTTCTGCAAAGCCTTCAAATAACTGAG AAATCTATGAGCAATCGGAATCCATCTCAGTCGTCATCTGATCTTACATCTATTTCTCATTTGCCTGAGCTTGCGGAGGACACTTGGGATTACAACAACCATCGCTGGTCCCAAAGGGGATCTAGTCTTTGTAGTTACAAATG TTGGAAATGCAAGAGGCCTGGACACCTTGCTGACGATTGCTTGGTCACCACACCCGAGCAG GCAGTGTCGAAGCACAGCAAGCCCATAGCCAGAGATCTTCTTGAACTGTACAGAAG ATGCCATCGCATAGGTGAAAACTTATCTCATGCAAGCTGTAATGCATGCCGTGGCTCAATTGGCCTAGCAACATGCCTTGATTGCAGCACTGTTGTCTGTGACAA TGAAGGTCATTTGAATGAACATATCCATACCCATCCATCCCATAAACAGTACTACTCACATAAACTCAAGCGACTG gtgAAATGCTGCAAGTCAACATGCGAGGTGACTGACATTAATGATCTTTTGATTTGCCACTACTGCTTCGATAAAGCATTTGACAAATTCTATGATATGTATACGGCAACTTG GAAAGGGGCTGGACTTTCAATGATTTGGGGTTCCATTTGTTGTGAAGATCACTTTGCTTG GCATAGGATGGACTGCTTAAATGCTGATATCGAGGACCGAGCATATATAATTGGCAGAAATACAGGGAAAGGGAAACATGTACAGCTCAGTGACTTCATTTTCTAA